The nucleotide window GTCAGGCATGCTCTACTCTCTGGCTTTGGAACCTTTTTTGGAACAGAGACTGAGATCTCACTTGtctggtttttattttcctggttGTGATAATTGTTTTAAACTCTCTGCCTACGccgatgatgtcattgtttttataaataaccAGCAGGACATTGAGGTCCTGAGTGAACCAGCTAATGACTTCGGCAAAGTCTCTTCTGCCAAGGTCAACTGGGAGAAGAGTGAGGCCTTGGCGGAGATGGACTAGAAAGAATGCTGTTTTTACCAGGAGGCTTAACATGGAAGAGAGGAGGTTATAAATACCTCAGTGTTCATCTCGGCGATGTCACCACCGCCTCCAAGAACTGCGATTTTATTgttgtgtgattttatttttattgttgtattccGTAAGTGATGGACAATTAAGTTTTGGCAAAGTCTGAGTTAAATggagcatttttcttttgtatatttatttttcatttctccatgtttttaagttaagtGCAGAACACAActgatattgttattgtttgtgtttttgagcaaattttaaaaatcaatctatctctctctcgttgtctctctctgtgtctctctgcctctatctctgcagccaaacaatcctTCTATCTTCtatcctccccctcctccctcctctcttctaccaattcactttgtcaacttcACAAAAACAGTAGATGACATTCACTCTTCTTTCTCCACCTCCCTCATCTCACCattctaccaaccacacattcatctctttctctatcctctttcaccTCTATCTCAACATCAAGCTCCCTTACAACCTCCTGACCTCTTGACCCTCTcccttctcaccttcttcaATCAATTGCTTCTAATCTTCTTCCTTTCCACACCtatctcattaacacatctctatcggAACAACCTTCTCAATCCTcatcagtctggttttaaggcAGCTCACTCGACCAAAACTGCACTTTTTGACATCCACATTACATTCTGAATATCTGGAATGGAATGTGGATACCTGAGAGACatgtggacagagagacaggtgatATAGGTGAGACAGGTGATATAATAtgatttatatataatatatataatataatatggaacttggcttgtaaccggaaggttgccagttcaagtccccaccaggtcaaaagggttGGGGTACCCCTGAGTAGAGCTAGAAATACTTTTCAGTTTTAAGACCATTTTAGATGAGAAGTCATTTAGAGTTCAAACATGTGCTTTGTGTCTTAAGACGtgtttatagtttggcagcgacgttgtTAGAGGTGATCAGCTCGCCTCTGTGGACGCTCTAGGACAAGACAACTGTGGCAGAAATTTACTGTCTCCAGACACCAACCATGAACTGAGAATGCTAACAGCTAAGACCTAGAGCGTCCATAGACCGAGAGcatccacacacagagagtgtccACATGTCTCACCTGTCACTCTGTCTgcgtgtctcacctgtctctctttccacgtgtctcacctgtctctctttccACATGTCTCACCTGTTTCTCTGTCcacgtgtctcacctgtctctctttccacgtgtctcacctgtctctttATCcacgtgtctcacctgtctctctgtccatgtgtctcacctgtctctctgtccatgtgtctcacctgtctcttaGGTATGTGGTGGGGACTCTGGATCTCATGGTTGCTGAAAACTATGTAATAGTTTATCTTTGTGCTGgaggacagaaagacaaactccCAGAATTCAGCTGGCTCAGAGAGTGTTACACCACCATCCACCACAGGTGAGACAACCTGTCAATCACCTGAtcacacacctgtcagtcacctgtttgtgattgtgactgtctgtgtctatgtctgtctgtgtatgtctgtgtctgtgtatgtctgtgtctctgtgtctgtctgtgtctgtgtctgtgtctgtgtctgtatctgtgtgtgtgttcaggctaAGGAAGAATCTAAAAGGTTTCTATGTGGTTCATCCAACCTGGTACATCAAAGctctcatcaccatcatcaaaCCCTTCATCAGGTCTGTGGCCCTCATCTTCATCACTTACAGTCACATGATACTAATTACACCTGCTAACTAAATCAGATTATTAATGAGATTATTAAACTCTTGACCAGCTAACTGAacatcgtcttcttcttcatcagctCTAAATTCAgcaggaaactgcagtttgtcGAAAACCTTCAGGGACTTTCACAGCTGATTCCTACAGAACAGCTGCAGATTCCAGACTGTGTCCAACAGTGAgtcacactcatgacatcacacatgacatcatATATGACATCACTCAAACTCATGACATCacccatgacatcactcacagtCATGACATTActcacactcatgacatcaaccatcacatcactcacactcatgacatcacagatgacatcactcacacacgACATCATTCATGAaatcacacatgacatcactcaattcaaataaattcaattgtatttgtatagcgccactCACcctcatgacatcactcacactcatgacatcactcatgacatcacacacatttatgacatCACTCGCGGCATCACTCATGACATCACCTGCGACAACACTCGCTGACATTACTcaaacacatgacatcactcatgaccactcacactcatgacatcacCCTTGACTTAACTCATGACACTCACTGACATCACAtaatcactcacactcatgacatacacatgacatcactcacactcatacaTCATCACTCTCACATGACATCATATATGACATCACTCAcctcatgacatcacacatgatatctcatgacatcactcacactcatgacatcacacatgacatcactcatacacgacatcactcacactcactcactcacaacatCACACATGACCACTCACACCGACATCACTCGACATCACTCACGCCTGATCACCATGACATCACTCATAACTTCATTCACACTCATGACTTCACTCATGACATCACCCACATACGACATCACTCaccacatgacatcactcatgacatcacacatcaccATAACTCACCCTCATGACATTACCCACATCACGACATCACTCATGTCAtcacacacatgacatcactcacactcatgaaTCACTCATTagatcacatgacatcacacatcactCATGACATAACTCACCCTCATGACATCACTTATGCGACATCATGACATCGCTTATACACaacatcactcactcattaaaTCACACGcgacatcactcacacacatgacatcactccGCACTCATGACCTCACTCATGAtatcactcacactcatgacatcacacatgacatcacactcATGACATTGACATCACTCATTTATACAATCACCCCTTGACATCACTCATATCCACTCCACACTCATGTCTTCACTCATGACATCAACCACACCGCGACatcactcatgacatcacaccATCAcccatgacatcactcataacttcactcacactcatgtcTTTACTCATGACATCACCCGCATGACAtcactcatgacatcactcacatgacatcacatggCATCACATGACTCGCATCATCACTCACATGACATCACGACAtcactcatgacatcactcgacatcatcatcacacattcataacatcacatgacatcactcataccaacatcactcactcatgacatcactcGCTCATCATGACATACACATCACCcatgacatcacatcacatcactcatacaacatcacactcactcagacatcactcacactcatgacatcactcataCCACTCcactcatgacatcactcaaACTACATCACTCATGACTCATCacatcatgacatcactcaATCGCTCATACACAACATCACTCCACATGACATCACCCATGACATCATTCCATCATGCACATCACTCCACGCACATCATGCATGACATCACTCATGACTTCACTCACACTCGAAATCACACATaacatcactcacactcatgacatcacacatgacatcactcacactcatgaaATCGCATATAACATCACTCACACCACGACATCACACAGACTTCACTCACTCGGCATCACTCATGACGTACATATGACATCACATatgacatcactcacatcacatgacatcacgaCATGGCTATAGTCATGACATCACATGCCATCGGCACATCACTCACACATGACGTCACACGACATCACTCATAgtcatgacatcacatgacatcactcataCGACATCACTCCACacatcatgacatcactcatacacgacatcactcacactcatgacatcaTGCGCAACTCA belongs to Solea senegalensis isolate Sse05_10M unplaced genomic scaffold, IFAPA_SoseM_1 scf7180000016684, whole genome shotgun sequence and includes:
- the LOC122763298 gene encoding BCL2/adenovirus E1B 19 kDa protein-interacting protein 2-like, whose protein sequence is MVAENYVIVYLCAGGQKDKLPEFSWLRECYTTIHHRLRKNLKGFYVVHPTWYIKALITIIKPFISSKFSRKLQFVENLQGLSQLIPTEQLQIPDCVQQYDENLSR